A stretch of Paludisphaera borealis DNA encodes these proteins:
- a CDS encoding M16 family metallopeptidase: MIDSLKTQPFEFHKHTLGNGLDVIVKHQPRLPIVAINLWYHVGSKNEERNQRGYAHLFEHLMFEGSEHYPGDFFKHLQPLGASINGSTSSDRTNYFVDVPSAHAELVLAMESDRMAHLVPALDDNKLKIQKGVVKNEFRQNYANRPYGMVWQLLAEALYPPQHPYSWLTIGVMEDLDSASREDVAAFFQRYYTPANASLAIVGDLPIDEMTAMAERYFGSIPGGSKAIRPWTPPVGLGESRELTLQDRVELDRHYIVWHTVPQFHEHDAPLHLLGDVLARGRSSRLYKKLVIERQWAQDVSAYQSGRELAGTFGLTATLRPGWSIADVRGVLLDEVAEIAANGVTVEELERVVTMKSAGFLFALEHIGGFGGVADRLNAYNVYRGDPSLITTDLDRYTAVTPEAIRAAAAEYLVGKPSVSLSVVGRKTTVEVKALDRKTPPTSKAPAAFRAPKPEVHTLKNGLPVWVLPQHDLPTVSLSVAMTGGGGLQPSRRPGLAQLAVAMMDEGTRSRQAAEIALAAEEMGASLSTSCGWDGAFVSLRCLKAVLNQGLDLAVDVLREPTFPAAEWERLQGQTLAALKAEHDGADSRCYRAILKALYGEGHPYRHPLDGVESIVAELSREEAVDFHRRVLGPGRAAVIVAGDVTADSILPLLEARLGDWTGAAVDRPEIADPERVDHPRIILLNRPGAPQAVVRVGHVGIARSDPDFDRLMLLNQVLGGQFTSRLNEKLREERGFTYGVRSSFDCRLGKGPFSIAASLQSDRLAEALEDVHHEVQALVAGRPPTQAEIDDARRALVEGQTRQFETPSALVSRYAGVFIHGLPTDHLATFPERIAAVSLDDVIAAMHRQIHPSALVAVVVADLAQVHEPLKRLDWAEIEVVED, from the coding sequence ATGATCGATTCCCTCAAGACGCAGCCCTTCGAGTTCCACAAGCACACGCTGGGCAACGGCCTCGACGTCATCGTCAAGCATCAGCCCAGGCTCCCGATCGTCGCCATAAATCTCTGGTATCACGTTGGTTCTAAAAACGAAGAACGCAACCAGCGAGGTTATGCGCACCTGTTCGAACACCTGATGTTCGAGGGGTCCGAGCACTACCCCGGCGACTTCTTCAAGCACCTGCAACCGCTCGGCGCGAGTATCAACGGATCGACGTCGAGCGACCGGACGAATTACTTCGTCGACGTTCCGTCGGCCCATGCCGAGCTGGTCCTCGCGATGGAATCGGACCGCATGGCGCATCTCGTCCCGGCGCTCGACGACAACAAGTTGAAGATTCAAAAAGGGGTCGTCAAGAACGAGTTCCGCCAGAACTACGCCAACCGTCCCTACGGCATGGTCTGGCAGCTCCTGGCCGAGGCCCTCTACCCGCCCCAGCACCCTTATAGCTGGCTGACGATCGGCGTAATGGAAGACCTCGACTCGGCCTCGCGCGAGGACGTCGCGGCGTTCTTCCAGCGCTACTACACGCCGGCCAACGCCAGCCTGGCGATCGTCGGCGATCTTCCGATCGACGAGATGACGGCGATGGCCGAGCGCTACTTCGGCTCGATCCCCGGCGGTTCGAAGGCGATTCGGCCCTGGACGCCCCCGGTCGGACTTGGCGAGAGTCGCGAGCTGACGCTTCAGGACCGCGTCGAACTCGACCGTCATTACATCGTCTGGCATACGGTCCCCCAGTTCCATGAGCACGACGCCCCGTTGCACCTGCTGGGCGACGTCCTGGCGCGGGGGCGGTCGAGCCGGCTCTACAAGAAGTTGGTGATCGAGCGCCAGTGGGCCCAGGACGTTTCGGCCTACCAGTCGGGGCGCGAACTCGCCGGGACGTTCGGGCTCACTGCGACCCTCCGCCCCGGGTGGTCGATCGCCGACGTCCGCGGCGTGCTCCTGGACGAGGTCGCCGAGATCGCCGCCAACGGGGTGACGGTCGAGGAGCTGGAGCGGGTCGTGACGATGAAGTCGGCCGGCTTTCTGTTCGCCCTTGAGCACATCGGCGGTTTCGGCGGCGTGGCCGACCGGCTCAACGCCTACAACGTCTATCGCGGCGACCCCTCGCTGATCACGACCGACCTGGACCGATACACGGCCGTCACGCCCGAGGCGATCCGCGCCGCGGCGGCGGAATACCTGGTCGGCAAGCCGAGCGTCAGCCTGTCGGTGGTCGGCCGCAAGACCACGGTCGAGGTCAAGGCGCTCGATCGCAAGACGCCGCCGACGAGCAAGGCCCCGGCCGCCTTCCGCGCGCCGAAGCCCGAGGTGCACACCCTTAAAAACGGCCTCCCGGTCTGGGTGCTCCCGCAGCACGATCTACCGACGGTCTCGCTGAGCGTGGCGATGACCGGCGGCGGCGGCCTTCAGCCGTCGCGGCGTCCGGGTCTCGCGCAGCTCGCCGTCGCGATGATGGACGAGGGGACGCGGTCGCGGCAGGCGGCCGAGATCGCGCTGGCCGCCGAGGAGATGGGCGCGTCGCTGTCAACGAGCTGTGGATGGGACGGCGCGTTCGTGTCGCTCCGTTGCTTGAAAGCCGTCTTGAACCAGGGGCTCGACCTGGCCGTCGACGTCCTCCGCGAGCCGACCTTCCCGGCGGCGGAATGGGAACGGCTGCAAGGGCAGACGCTGGCGGCCCTGAAGGCCGAGCACGACGGCGCCGACTCACGGTGCTATCGGGCGATTCTCAAGGCCCTTTACGGCGAGGGCCACCCCTACCGCCATCCACTCGACGGCGTCGAGTCGATCGTGGCGGAGCTGTCGCGCGAGGAGGCCGTCGATTTCCACCGCCGCGTTCTGGGGCCCGGCCGCGCCGCGGTGATCGTCGCGGGGGACGTCACGGCCGATTCCATCCTGCCGTTGCTCGAAGCGAGGCTCGGCGACTGGACCGGCGCCGCCGTCGATCGTCCCGAGATCGCCGATCCCGAGCGCGTCGACCATCCTCGAATCATCCTCCTCAACCGCCCCGGCGCCCCGCAGGCGGTGGTTCGCGTCGGCCACGTCGGGATCGCCCGCTCCGACCCCGATTTCGATCGGCTCATGCTCTTGAATCAGGTGCTGGGCGGCCAGTTCACGTCGCGGCTCAACGAGAAGCTGCGCGAGGAGCGCGGGTTCACTTACGGCGTGCGGAGCAGCTTCGACTGCCGCCTTGGGAAAGGTCCGTTCTCGATCGCCGCCTCGCTCCAGTCCGACCGGCTGGCCGAGGCCCTGGAGGACGTCCATCACGAGGTCCAGGCTCTGGTCGCCGGCCGACCGCCGACGCAGGCCGAGATCGACGACGCCCGCCGCGCGCTCGTCGAAGGTCAGACCCGGCAGTTCGAGACCCCCTCGGCCCTCGTCAGCCGGTACGCCGGCGTGTTCATCCACGGCCTTCCCACTGATCATCTCGCGACCTTCCCCGAGCGGATCGCCGCGGTCTCGCTCGACGACGTGATCGCCGCGATGCACCGTCAGATCCACCCCAGCGCTCTCGTGGCCGTCGTGGTCGCCGACCTGGCCCAGGTTCACGAGCCTCTCAAGCGGCTCGATTGGGCCGAGATCGAGGTCGTCGAGGATTGA
- a CDS encoding PP2C family protein-serine/threonine phosphatase, which translates to MNWDDIIIDASASDTGMRRQNNQDSHTTVRAPNREAWRNRGHLFMVADGMGAHAVGELASKMACDLIPHSYMKAKNGTAVEAIAKAFRDVSAQIHGRAAANRDFQGMGTTCSSLLLLPEGALVAHVGDSRVYRVRDRRIDQLSFDHSLVWELVRRNHLTPEQANHSIPKNVITRSLGPEVDIEVDVEGPLAVKIGDVFLLCSDGLSGPVTDPELGAFAGHFHPRDACRYLISLANLRGGYDNITVLVVRIGPWVDPESGETSHQDLAANHAEHQHNRNGRPKVSWKNRILDRLTAPKPPQALAPDEEHRYRSCESGIDEALLDDLAQLVDNARETAIAQAWSVDWTELSVHRKKMTEARAARNLWVTLRELGELISLLGQAGRFHRRSGGS; encoded by the coding sequence GTGAACTGGGACGACATCATCATCGACGCGTCGGCGTCCGACACCGGAATGCGTCGCCAGAACAATCAGGATAGTCATACGACCGTCCGCGCCCCGAATCGCGAGGCCTGGCGGAACCGCGGCCACCTGTTCATGGTGGCCGACGGCATGGGAGCGCACGCCGTCGGCGAGCTGGCCAGCAAGATGGCCTGCGACCTCATCCCGCACAGCTATATGAAGGCCAAGAACGGGACCGCCGTCGAGGCCATCGCCAAGGCGTTCCGCGACGTCAGCGCTCAGATCCACGGGCGGGCCGCCGCCAACCGCGACTTCCAGGGGATGGGCACCACCTGCTCGTCGCTCCTGCTGCTGCCCGAAGGGGCGCTCGTGGCCCACGTCGGCGATTCCCGCGTCTACCGGGTTCGCGACCGCCGCATCGATCAACTCTCGTTCGATCACAGCCTGGTCTGGGAGTTGGTCCGGCGGAACCACCTGACGCCCGAGCAGGCGAACCACTCGATCCCCAAGAACGTCATCACCCGCAGCCTGGGCCCCGAGGTCGACATTGAGGTCGACGTCGAGGGACCGCTGGCCGTCAAGATCGGCGACGTGTTCCTGCTTTGCTCCGACGGCCTTTCCGGACCGGTGACCGACCCCGAGCTGGGCGCGTTCGCGGGGCACTTCCACCCGCGCGACGCCTGCCGCTATCTCATCAGCCTCGCCAACCTCCGCGGCGGCTACGACAACATCACCGTCCTGGTCGTGCGGATCGGCCCCTGGGTCGATCCGGAGAGCGGCGAGACCTCCCATCAAGACCTGGCCGCCAACCACGCCGAACATCAGCACAACCGCAATGGCCGCCCCAAGGTCTCGTGGAAGAATCGGATTCTCGATCGTCTCACGGCGCCCAAGCCCCCCCAGGCGTTGGCTCCCGACGAGGAACATCGCTACCGTTCGTGCGAGAGCGGCATCGACGAGGCCTTGCTCGACGATCTCGCCCAGCTCGTCGACAACGCCCGCGAGACGGCGATCGCCCAGGCGTGGTCGGTCGACTGGACGGAGCTCTCGGTCCACCGCAAGAAAATGACGGAAGCCCGCGCCGCCCGCAACCTCTGGGTGACCCTCCGCGAGCTTGGCGAGCTGATCTCGTTGCTCGGCCAGGCCGGCCGGTTCCATCGCCGGAGCGGCGGGTCGTGA